One Ranitomeya imitator isolate aRanImi1 chromosome 4, aRanImi1.pri, whole genome shotgun sequence genomic window, TGTAGGGACTTAATTCCTATTTGTTATGGAGGGGGAGAGAAACTACTGAAGAAGGAAATGTAATATTCTATTTTCTAGATTATAGGCCACAAGTGAAAAGTGTGTTCAGTGGTAAAAAAAACTAAGTATAGCAAGTTCTAGAGCAAGATCTACAGCTACGGAATACTTACATGGCGAGAGTGCAGATATTAAAGGAGTAATAAGGAGGTTCCTTTCCATCTGCAGTAAGCACAGCCCTAGCATCATAGAGCTGAGGGAGGCAGAAATACCCAAAGCAGCTAGATGGACCGTCTACAATATGGTACTAGTTCTAAAGGTTTAGAGAATTCCTATTCTGACCAGAGAGGGACTCATGGTTCCATTGCAGTGGAGGATAAAGAATTTAAGGCCAGAGCTGGAAAGCTTGATAAGTACTCTGTCACTCATGAAGAAAACCATTAACATACAATTAAGATGAGAGCCTATGTATGATACaggaaaaatgtacagaaactaTTATGCCTGTTATCGATTGTTATAATTTAGTTTAAGAAATTCCAGTAAAGATGTTTTGATCTTTTTAAAAGGAATTTTGGTGCATATTTTTAATATCCCCATACCGACAAACCACTGGTGACCTGAAAAGGGGTAAGCAGCAAATTTCAAGACCACACATACACACTTAGAAGTACCATAACCAGGTGCTTTGGGACCAAGAAGCAAAGCTCGCTGCAAGATGTCACTTAGACAAGTCTCATTAATTCCTCTGGTGCTTACTAGGTCTAAAGAAGTCATGACTTGATTGGGAAAATGCACATGATGACATCGCAAAAGGCCTCTTGCAATGCTTTAACATATTACTCTATGATTACATGAAGTCTTGAGGCCAAGCCAGACTATGGGCCCATTTATATAGGAATGTTTCTACTTCACTGCATTTAGTCAAGCTTACTTTTACATATTTGATTAACAAACTATTAATTTttgcaaaatataaagtaaatcatATCACAGGTGCATAACtgatatattgtaaaaaaaaatatgcaggCAGTCATGGAAAGTACAGATAACATAGCAATTCTAATCAATCTCAATGcattactaaaacttgttcttaaaAGGTGCACAGAAATAAAATGTATGAAATAATTACAAGTTGTACAGATGCATCATTTCCACATAACTTCTCATGCCCAAAGCTAGTGATATTAGAATTATTCTACATTAAATAGTATCCCAATCATGGAAAAAACTTACAAAAATGCATGGTTACTCTGATATTAAAGAATATCACAAATTGTTCATAATAATTAGTCAATCAACAATAAGTTATGTTTTGATAGAACCTGATAAAAAAAGTAAAACCTGACAAATTCTTACCTGGTCATTCTTTGAAAAATCTTCTCTTAAACTTTCTTTTGCTTGTTCTGTGTTATCAGCATCAATCAGGTTTTCCACAGGAACATTTCCACTAGGATTCATGTAAGTAAAGTCCCCCTCAGCAGGATCTAGTGCCACACACATATTATATGAATATGGTAAAGGTAACGATCCATCACTATACATGGAGAAGGTCCTGGGATCAATTGGAGGATACAGATTTGTAGTGAGAGAAGAGAAGGTCGGTAATGGTTTTGGCTGCTTGCATTTGGATATAATTGCCGCCATCACAGTTATTATAAAGAGCAAAGAAATAAGTGCAAGTCCAACCACTAAGTAGAATTGTAAGTTGCTTTGAGTTTCTACATCTTTCAGTTTGTTGCTGAGCTTAGGAATAACCTGCTGAAAGTCATCTGCAATAATAAGACTTAAGGTGGTTGTAGTAGAGAGAGTGGGATGTCCATTGTCCTTCACCATCACTACAACCTTGCAATTCAATGTGTCCTTTTCTTGAAAGATACGTGATGTTCTGATCTCACCTGTGTACTCACTTATCACAAAATGATTTTGGTCTGACACTGATATAAAATgataggaaagccaggaattgtgtcCAGAGTCTGCATCCACTGCCACCACTTTAGTTATCAAAGAACCAGGCTCAGAAACAAAAGGAACCATCTCAAACACAGCCGACCCACCAATTTCTGGTGATGGGTATAAGATCTTTGGTGCATTATCATTCTGGTCCACTATATGGATAAATAATGTAACATTGCTGCTCAGAGAGGGGAATCCATTGTCTGAGGCTGTGACTTCTATTATAAACTCCTTGTTCTGCTCATAATCAAATGATCTTTGAGCATAGAGTACGCCGGTTTCTATATTGATGGAGAGATAAGATGTCATTGATGGAGTTTCTGTAATAGCGCTGGAAATTGAGTATATTATTTTAGCATTGTCTCCAGTGTCAGGATCTGAGGCTTGTAAACTGAATATTGAAGCTCCTGGTAAATTGTTCTCTGGCACATAGGCCACATAAGTAGATTTAGAAAATATTGGTGGGTTGTCATTGACATCTGATACATCCAATGTGAGAAATCGTGTACTGGAAAGAGGAGGAGATCCTCTATCTGTGGCTATAATAGTAATATTGTAAAAAGGTGATTTTTCTCTGTCAATACCTGATTTTAAGGATATTTTATAGTAATTGTTCAAGGATAACAGATTAAAGGGGACATTTTCAAAAATTTGGCAGTCAACATCTGCATTATCTCCAGAATCTTGGTCGTGAACCTCAATAAGAGCGATCATTGTTCCAGGAGCAGAATCCTCAGGAATAGGAGAAGATAATGAGGTGATGGATATCTCAGGAGCATTGTCATTTACATCTATGACTTCCACCAGAACCTTACAATGAGCTACAAGACCTCCTCCATCCTTGGCTTGTACAGACAACTCGTAATTTTTTGTTACTTCAAAATCTAAGTGTTCATGGATCTTGATTTCACCAGTATTTGGATTGATACTAAATATTCCTATATGATGGATGTTTCCAGATGTTTTCATAAAAGAATATGTGATCTGAGCATTGATCCCTTCATCATTGTCTGTAGCATTTACCACGATCACTGTAGAATTAACTGGAATATTTTCTTTTAGGTTGACTTTATACATATCCTGAGTAAATATAGGGGCATTGTCATTACCATCTATAACAATGATCTTTAATAATGTTGTTCCAGACCTGATAGGATTTCCTCCGTCCAAGGCAGTTAGTATTAACTGATGATTGACCTGTGTCTCTCTGTCTAATGGTTTCTCCAGGACAAGCTCTGGATATTTACTCCCATCTGTTCTGATATTCTCAGTGAGAGTAAAATACTGATTATCACTGAGCTCGTATGTCTGCACTGAATTACTACCAATATCTGGATCTTCTGCACTTTGTAAAGCAAATCTTGATCCTGGTGATGTGAATTCAATGATTTCTAAGGTAATTTTATCATGATAGAACTGTGGAGAATTATCATTAATATCCTGAATGTCAAGTGTGATCTTAAAAATATTTAGTGGATCTGCAACCATAGCATCAAACATTAAAGAGCAGATAGCTTCTGTTCCACATAATGTCTCTCTGTCTATCCTATCCTTAATATACAGATTGCCATTATCTAGTTTTATATAGAAATATTTCTCTGCTGATCTGGACACAATCCTCAGTTTTCTAGATGAGAGCTGATTATTATCTAATCCAAGGTCATCTGCAATATTTGCTATAACAGAGTCTTTCCTCATTTCTTCCTCAATGGAATAATGAATCTGACCGGAGACTGAAAGACACAGCCAAGAAAATAAGATAGAAATTGTTACTTGCCATCTGATTCCTGTGCAGCTCTGTACAAGTGAATCCATCTTGTCTTTCCTCAGTGATTGTCTTTATGAAATATCCAGTAAAGATTTGTTATCCAATGCAAATATAAAGCAGAAAAATGTTCTTAATACATGCAAttcaattttttaaacatattccTAGTTCTGTATCCAGGAGAATCCAGAAAATGTGTGTGCTTCTTTCTGCATATTAGCAAAGAATCTGTCTTAAAAAAATAACACTGGATTTTCAGTTCTGAATTGTATTCCTTACTGGTTAAACAGCGGCGCTCAGAGGTGGAAATATGGAATTGCAatattcttatttttattatttataaacTTAAAATTACAAGAACACTTTTTAATGACTTTTTTTtagcccatttttattttttaatgcatTCTATCCCTAAATTTATATTATTTCCAATTGTAAAATGTGAAAGCTATTAGTTTTAAATATCCTTAAACAAAACGAAATATACTGCACATTATTTTCCCTTTTTGTAATTAAAAAGCAGTATATACATAcgtacaatacatatatatatatgtatatatacatatatatatatatatatatatatatataaacccagAGATACAGAATAAAGCATGCTAAATGTTTCTAAATGTACAGCTTAAGATATTATAGATTACTGGgagattaaaaggaaaaaaaaattgtttatcagAAGTATCATGCAATATAACAGAATAGGagatgtcacggggtccttctccggtatcacacaatcaacagagcaagaaaatagtgaacaattccaagacgtttatttaggcaaaaatatgaaaggtccatatacgatccaccacacaaaggataaaatagtccagaacacgagtgcagttcagtaagaggataaaagccctgggagatgagaaTCTAACAATTCAGCAGACAGAGAATAACATAgtacatatactcttctttcttccTGAGGtgctgtgattagggttgagcgaaacgggtcgacaattttcaaaagtcgctgacttttggcaaggtcgggtttcatgaaacccgacccctgtgtggggtcggccatgaagtcggcgatcttttgaatctggaatcggaattccgataccgattcccgatatgtttaagatatcgggaattggtatcggaattcagatttaagtgtaaaataaagaattaaaataaaaaatatcgcaatacttaccctctgacgcgccctggtactaaccgggagccttcctccttcgaatcagcgcttccaggaccttgcggtgacgtcgcggtgacgtcgcggcttgtgattggttgcgcggccgcccatgtgaccgctcgcgcaaccaatcagaagccgtgacgtcaccgcgacgtcaccgaaggtcctgcaagcgctgattcttaggaaggaaggctgtcggaaagaagcagggcgcgtccgagggtgagtaaatacctaataggaatatactccccctcggacgcgccctgcttctttccggcagccttccttcctaagaatcagcccttccaggaccttcggtgacatcgcggtgacgtcgcggcttgtgattggtcgcgcgaacggtcacatgggcggccgcgcgaccaatcacaaaccgcgacgtcaccgcaaggtcctggaagggctgattcgaaggaggaaggttcccggttagtaccagggcgtgtcagagggtaagtattgcgatattttttattttaattctttattttacactaaaatatggatcgcagggcctgaaggagagtttccgctccttcagaccctgggaaccatggaaacccaatgcactgcattgggtttcgagtttcggccgaccccgacttttttataggatcggccgatttcactcgacccgatgttaggggtcgagttcccgcttctgtacagggggaatctcgagccacctccgctgcggtctcccattcttgtccagccgcagtggagtctgctcagcaaagacgtcggtcccagcgtcttgctcattctcactctgttctgagagttactgctgcttctccagtctctgccattaaagtcagtgctggtcagcagcgagcggacttctctgggactaagtccttgtctgcacgtactgagcatgtccagggtaagatctcccgttggagatcgagggtcatgtgctcaggctctgcagcacattccattggtccttttggcaggtcttggaagggcaaaggtactgtagccacttcctgtgctgctgctatataaactgcgcatgaccgcacggccatgcgctagtattgtcttacaattgaatacgtgtgtttgttgtgagtgcaagtcgttcattaaatacccctaccctattgaatgactgttcgcgtatggagtatggctgctatctagcgcccgactaatcactcaacgtgtcacacacgtatcagcgtctattgctgtgaccgccagtgcggcgccacgcgcctgtagtgctcttcctgacccacgtctgggtgcttagtggtgcctgccagcacggcacagttcgcacttcggtgctctaattataagagttgcttaacacaccctgttgcggtgttgtgtcagcaagtggtctaatcggacttcaatcctgtgtcttggggttgtgttcgctgactccttgcttgcactctttagtgcggtattgcggacctgtggttttaccgggtttgcttccaccgccatattacgctgccatttactagcagcaggtttttacctgcacggtggaccccggactgcgaacgcatctattacatctttcttggtgcgttccgccagtcctaacagaatactagcgccagggtctggctagtaaatggcagacgatcagcgtttacagcggtacatccagcagctggagggaaggttggcggctctagagcgttcaacctcagctgtggatgtcactgctgtcgctgttcaggctgcaagtgtagccgcagccagtttgtccgctgccacctctgccccgactttatcccgtctcccgcttcctgacaagtttgctggtgacagtaaacaatgtcgcggattcgtaagccagtgctccatacaccttgagctcctggcggcgcgtttccctacggaacgggcgaaagtgggatttattttatctctcttgtcgggcagggcgttggagtgggcaacgccacgttgggagcgtgatgaccgtgtggtacagagtgctccgctctttctggacgctctgaagcaggtctttttgggaccccgtattacacacgatactgcgctccagttattgacaatcactcagggttcgtccgtggtcagtcagtttgccatccagttccggactctagcctcggagttagagtggtcggataaagttctaattccggtgttctggaggggactggcagaccacgtgaaggacgccttagccaccagggagatacccgccacactggaggagcttatttctctatctacccgcatcgacctccgttttcacgaacgaaggttagagcagacccagtgtaggcagaggtttaaactggctcccaccttcgccagacctcttgaagcttccgttttggcgtccgactcccatgagcccatggaggtttcttgagcgggacctaagtctcaggccgctcgagtacccatggtttgtaaaaattgtcaccaacgaggacattacactaataaatgtccacggcggtcgggaaaacgatcgcgtctagtaaccttagggggaggttcactagacacagcggctttttcctccaaactgtcctttaaagggacaatcctgtttgactcatccactctaccagtcgagctttgtgtggactcaggagcagagggaaatttcatgtcctctgcttttgctctgcgccacgctgtaccacttgttatgctcgccaaacctgtaactgttagagttgtgaatgggtcgacacttccacaacaaatcacacaccagactgttccattctcattgtccatgtccccttcccaccaggagattatttcccttctagtcctacccgagggaatggatgagattttactgggaataccctggctccgttaccactccccacatattgagtggtcctctgggagaatattgggttggagtaagtcttgtatgggcaggtgtgtgagtgagtgtgtacaggtctctactaccgaggtatccgcagacctttcatctctaccaaggtact contains:
- the LOC138675459 gene encoding protocadherin gamma-B1-like isoform X27 encodes the protein MDSLVQSCTGIRWQVTISILFSWLCLSVSGQIHYSIEEEMRKDSVIANIADDLGLDNNQLSSRKLRIVSRSAEKYFYIKLDNGNLYIKDRIDRETLCGTEAICSLMFDAMVADPLNIFKITLDIQDINDNSPQFYHDKITLEIIEFTSPGSRFALQSAEDPDIGSNSVQTYELSDNQYFTLTENIRTDGSKYPELVLEKPLDRETQVNHQLILTALDGGNPIRSGTTLLKIIVIDGNDNAPIFTQDMYKVNLKENIPVNSTVIVVNATDNDEGINAQITYSFMKTSGNIHHIGIFSINPNTGEIKIHEHLDFEVTKNYELSVQAKDGGGLVAHCKVLVEVIDVNDNAPEISITSLSSPIPEDSAPGTMIALIEVHDQDSGDNADVDCQIFENVPFNLLSLNNYYKISLKSGIDREKSPFYNITIIATDRGSPPLSSTRFLTLDVSDVNDNPPIFSKSTYVAYVPENNLPGASIFSLQASDPDTGDNAKIIYSISSAITETPSMTSYLSINIETGVLYAQRSFDYEQNKEFIIEVTASDNGFPSLSSNVTLFIHIVDQNDNAPKILYPSPEIGGSAVFEMVPFVSEPGSLITKVVAVDADSGHNSWLSYHFISVSDQNHFVISEYTGEIRTSRIFQEKDTLNCKVVVMVKDNGHPTLSTTTTLSLIIADDFQQVIPKLSNKLKDVETQSNLQFYLVVGLALISLLFIITVMAAIISKCKQPKPLPTFSSLTTNLYPPIDPRTFSMYSDGSLPLPYSYNMCVALDPAEGDFTYMNPSGNVPVENLIDADNTEQAKESLREDFSKNDQQGQPNTDWRFTQAQRPGPSGAQQPPEEAGVWPNNQFETERLQAMILASANEAAEGGAAVAGGTGTMGLSARYGPQFTLQHVPDYRQNIYIPGTTSTLTNAAGKRDGKAGAPSGNKKKSGKKEKK